In one Nitrososphaera viennensis EN76 genomic region, the following are encoded:
- a CDS encoding ABC transporter permease codes for MNIKEIFALSIDALRERKTRSALTIMMVVVGSSLMVALNGMTAGFSNFISFQFSKLAPNILFVTSAQADSSGDPFGGGPPPVPKITLNEAVVSRIRSLPFVSDVIPSYQGAITLEAGGRKHDTTVFSIDPQKLYVIAPTTTFFEGSSIRQNDPSAIILSERVANPPGDSTPFAVVGQTLRATYTFVDPDTGKQEKETRSFVVSGIMKATGNPTIDNAVVFNRIAGNQMLHKAGKYDALLVAADSGDFVDTVEQQIRRLYGKDIGITTPKAILETIQQFIGGFSSFTTSIALVALLVGAVGIITTLYTSVTERIREIGTMKAIGAQNSFILVLFLVEALTIGVIGATAGMGVGVMGGYVLIAGFASQDPSSQNMTPVFLPQDMGTVWGLSVGLSVLAGMYPAWRASRTAPIVALRRE; via the coding sequence ATGAACATAAAGGAAATCTTTGCACTGTCCATCGACGCGCTGAGGGAGCGCAAGACAAGGTCTGCTCTCACGATAATGATGGTGGTTGTGGGAAGCTCGCTGATGGTCGCGCTAAACGGCATGACCGCCGGCTTTTCCAACTTTATCAGCTTCCAGTTCAGCAAGCTTGCGCCAAACATACTGTTCGTGACAAGCGCGCAGGCCGACAGCAGCGGAGACCCGTTCGGCGGAGGGCCGCCGCCTGTGCCAAAGATAACGCTTAACGAGGCCGTGGTGAGCAGGATACGCTCGCTCCCGTTCGTAAGCGACGTCATCCCGTCGTACCAGGGTGCCATAACGCTTGAGGCAGGGGGCAGAAAGCACGACACGACAGTGTTTTCAATCGATCCGCAAAAGCTGTACGTGATAGCCCCTACCACGACGTTCTTTGAGGGCTCTAGCATCCGTCAGAACGACCCCTCTGCGATAATCCTGTCAGAGAGGGTGGCAAACCCGCCCGGCGACTCGACCCCGTTTGCGGTGGTGGGCCAGACGCTCCGGGCCACGTACACGTTTGTCGACCCTGACACGGGCAAGCAGGAAAAAGAGACGAGGAGCTTTGTGGTGTCGGGCATCATGAAGGCCACCGGCAATCCGACCATAGACAACGCGGTAGTGTTCAACCGCATAGCCGGCAACCAGATGCTCCACAAGGCAGGCAAGTACGACGCGCTCTTGGTGGCGGCAGACTCGGGCGACTTTGTAGACACGGTCGAGCAGCAAATCCGCCGGCTATACGGCAAGGACATCGGCATCACCACTCCAAAGGCCATACTTGAGACCATACAGCAGTTCATTGGCGGCTTTAGCTCGTTTACCACCAGCATCGCGCTGGTAGCGCTCCTGGTGGGCGCAGTGGGCATCATCACCACGCTTTACACGTCAGTCACGGAGCGCATCAGGGAGATAGGCACGATGAAGGCCATAGGCGCGCAGAACAGCTTTATCCTGGTGCTGTTTCTAGTCGAGGCACTGACCATCGGGGTCATTGGCGCTACGGCAGGCATGGGCGTCGGAGTCATGGGAGGTTACGTGCTCATCGCAGGCTTTGCATCGCAGGACCCAAGCTCGCAGAACATGACGCCGGTGTTCCTGCCGCAGGACATGGGTACCGTGTGGGGGCTTTCAGTAGGACTGTCGGTGCTTGCCGGCATGTATCCTGCATGGCGCGCTTCAAGGACAGCCCCGATAGTGGCGCTAAGGCGCGAGTAG
- a CDS encoding COG1361 S-layer family protein, with translation MKKHFVPATIIVIVVVAMLPGAPLGAFAQLSESEIVNANLSGPVFLDAFWTDRTTAPPAGTPLSKVEVAPGDGSSVLAVTLVNRGFSDITSVTGTLSLPSGFTSSSRSNQAVATYNGIVTAGNTFTLFFQVNVSNNAPIQDYSANLKVEYSRILEAGMPRTADVSVPFKLTGKVILDASSEGGVAPGTSGKAAIKITNTGSAPATGVVVTVPGSSGVNPTTQQASLVAVGQKSFEIGTIAPGNSATIEPVLYASNSAGETLQTIPLQIEYGNTYGEKKNSTVPVGLIVLPTSASSPLSVTPVGNSSIIMTAGKITDLKVSLANNGDQQLSDVVASISSTAEQIKILGKTSWTVGDLAPGASQEISTQVFSSTDMIGKAATFTLTVQRISAGQPEIETFDVGTYVDGEISVKAYEIGITYIGGVPNITGNLLNEGNVLALFTTVEVTGAEGLVNSLPPQQYLGDLTENSPLPFSIPIDVSSNTGAGTYPVELRVQYKDSLREQHTLDIKANVNFVPEAPAENTEQTQAAGSMMMIGVIAGIIAAAVIAVVAIRMRKKSKLKRTLQFSKQNGDNKGDDIESVLDSHFGSSNKKEEERASKK, from the coding sequence TTGAAAAAGCACTTTGTTCCGGCCACAATAATAGTAATAGTAGTAGTAGCAATGCTGCCTGGTGCCCCGCTTGGGGCCTTTGCACAGCTTAGCGAGTCAGAGATAGTAAACGCCAACCTGAGCGGGCCGGTGTTCCTTGACGCTTTCTGGACAGACAGGACCACGGCGCCTCCGGCAGGCACCCCGCTTTCAAAAGTCGAAGTCGCGCCGGGAGACGGCTCATCCGTCCTTGCAGTGACGCTCGTCAACAGAGGGTTTTCTGACATAACCTCCGTGACAGGGACGCTTTCGCTCCCATCAGGGTTCACCTCTTCTTCCAGGTCAAACCAGGCAGTCGCGACGTACAACGGCATAGTCACGGCAGGCAACACGTTCACGCTCTTTTTCCAGGTAAACGTTTCCAACAATGCGCCAATCCAGGATTACAGCGCCAACCTCAAGGTAGAGTATTCTAGGATACTCGAGGCAGGCATGCCAAGGACAGCGGACGTCAGCGTCCCGTTCAAGTTGACAGGCAAGGTCATCCTTGACGCTTCGTCAGAAGGCGGAGTCGCGCCGGGAACCTCGGGCAAGGCGGCCATAAAGATAACAAATACGGGAAGCGCGCCGGCCACGGGAGTCGTGGTAACCGTCCCAGGCTCGTCCGGCGTCAACCCCACCACTCAGCAGGCGTCGCTTGTGGCAGTCGGCCAAAAGTCGTTTGAGATTGGAACGATCGCTCCAGGAAACTCTGCCACGATAGAGCCGGTGCTGTACGCCAGCAACTCTGCAGGCGAGACGCTCCAGACAATCCCTCTCCAGATAGAGTACGGCAACACGTACGGCGAGAAAAAGAACTCGACGGTGCCGGTGGGCCTCATCGTCCTGCCTACGTCTGCAAGCTCGCCCCTGAGCGTGACGCCTGTCGGCAACTCGTCCATAATAATGACCGCAGGCAAGATAACCGACCTGAAGGTGTCGCTTGCAAACAACGGCGACCAGCAGCTGTCAGACGTGGTGGCTTCCATAAGCTCAACTGCAGAGCAGATCAAGATCCTCGGCAAGACCAGCTGGACGGTAGGCGACCTTGCGCCGGGTGCAAGCCAAGAGATATCGACGCAGGTGTTTTCGTCGACTGACATGATAGGCAAGGCGGCTACCTTTACGCTCACGGTCCAGCGCATATCGGCAGGGCAGCCAGAGATAGAGACATTTGACGTCGGCACGTACGTCGATGGCGAGATAAGCGTCAAGGCTTACGAGATAGGCATAACCTACATCGGTGGCGTGCCCAACATAACTGGCAACCTCCTCAACGAAGGAAACGTGCTTGCGCTCTTTACCACGGTCGAAGTAACAGGCGCAGAGGGACTTGTCAACTCGCTTCCGCCGCAGCAGTACCTTGGCGACCTGACGGAAAACTCGCCCCTTCCATTCAGCATACCAATTGACGTTTCCAGCAACACGGGCGCAGGGACGTACCCCGTGGAATTAAGGGTGCAGTACAAGGACAGCCTGAGGGAGCAGCATACGCTTGACATCAAGGCCAACGTCAACTTTGTGCCCGAGGCCCCGGCTGAAAACACAGAGCAGACGCAGGCTGCCGGCTCGATGATGATGATAGGCGTCATTGCAGGTATAATCGCGGCAGCCGTTATTGCAGTGGTGGCAATACGCATGAGGAAAAAGTCGAAACTAAAGCGCACCCTCCAGTTCAGCAAGCAGAACGGCGACAACAAGGGCGACGACATCGAGTCAGTGCTAGACAGCCACTTTGGCAGTAGCAACAAGAAAGAAGAAGAGCGCGCGAGCAAAAAATGA
- a CDS encoding ABC transporter ATP-binding protein, whose translation MKVDNVTKVFDSAAGRVAALRGVNLSIKRGEFVAIVGPSGSGKSTLLNIIGALDKPTAGKVYINGIDVFALADSEIATMRNHLIGFIFQSYNLINRTTVLKNVELPGILSGMAGSERQRRAEKLLEVLGIGNKAGFKPVNLSGGQQQRVAIARSLMNDPAIILADEPTGNLDTKTGNEVFDLLKMLSSKFRRTIVMVTHNPELAEACDRAIYIRDGRVEKEVVNN comes from the coding sequence ATGAAGGTAGACAATGTTACCAAGGTCTTTGATTCTGCGGCAGGAAGGGTCGCGGCCCTTCGCGGCGTCAATCTTTCTATCAAGAGGGGCGAGTTTGTAGCCATAGTCGGCCCCTCCGGAAGCGGCAAGTCGACGCTCCTCAACATAATCGGCGCGCTCGACAAGCCGACGGCGGGCAAGGTCTACATAAACGGCATAGACGTCTTTGCGCTTGCAGACTCGGAAATAGCCACCATGAGGAACCACCTCATCGGATTCATCTTCCAGTCGTACAACCTGATAAACAGGACCACGGTCCTGAAAAACGTCGAGCTCCCCGGAATCCTTTCAGGCATGGCAGGCAGCGAGCGCCAGAGGAGGGCGGAAAAGCTGCTTGAGGTGCTTGGGATCGGCAACAAGGCCGGCTTCAAGCCGGTCAACCTTTCCGGCGGCCAGCAGCAGAGGGTCGCCATCGCAAGGTCGCTCATGAACGACCCTGCGATAATCCTTGCAGACGAGCCGACTGGAAACCTTGACACCAAGACGGGAAACGAGGTGTTTGACCTGCTAAAGATGCTCTCAAGCAAGTTCAGGCGGACCATAGTTATGGTCACGCACAACCCCGAGCTGGCGGAGGCCTGCGACAGAGCGATATACATCCGCGACGGCAGGGTTGAAAAGGAGGTAGTGAACAATTGA
- a CDS encoding YHS domain-containing protein — translation MPVDPVCGIEMDQELAVSHEHNGKTYFFCCEGCKRIFVKKPGKYSK, via the coding sequence ATGCCAGTCGATCCCGTGTGCGGAATCGAGATGGACCAGGAACTTGCGGTCTCTCACGAACACAACGGCAAGACGTACTTTTTCTGCTGCGAAGGATGCAAGCGCATATTCGTCAAAAAGCCTGGCAAGTACTCAAAGTGA
- a CDS encoding asparagine synthase C-terminal domain-containing protein codes for MDCNDLVQRLAKAVEKNRADALLLSGGLDSAIIASILKPQYCVTAALGKDAPDLAYARQVAQKYCNVHSEAIFGPEKMVEFIDTVVQVFRTFDPIEVRNSCVALAALERAKEDGHRAVVTGDGGDELFAGYNYLSRYYGDVERLEQELARLWQVMHFSSRALGEKVGVEVRTPFLDSEFAEYAKSVPASEKAGERDGEKWGKFVLRRCFERDLGALAWRKKMAQEQGAGTDLFYRYIEDMIDDSTYANRARIALSEGVKLRSKEHLHYYAMFRSYNPPPKEETRKGCSRRCPECGGCFEWAGKFCRTCGAFPVTPVSL; via the coding sequence TTGGACTGCAATGATCTTGTACAGAGGCTTGCAAAAGCGGTAGAGAAAAACCGCGCCGACGCGCTCTTGCTGTCAGGCGGGCTTGACAGCGCGATCATTGCAAGCATCCTAAAGCCCCAGTATTGCGTGACTGCAGCCCTTGGCAAGGACGCGCCGGACCTTGCGTACGCCCGGCAGGTTGCGCAAAAGTACTGCAATGTCCATTCAGAGGCTATATTCGGCCCGGAAAAAATGGTCGAGTTTATAGACACTGTGGTACAGGTTTTCAGGACGTTTGACCCGATAGAGGTGCGCAATTCGTGCGTCGCGCTTGCAGCACTAGAGCGCGCCAAGGAAGACGGCCACCGCGCCGTGGTGACGGGCGACGGGGGCGACGAACTGTTTGCAGGGTACAACTATTTGTCGCGCTATTACGGCGACGTGGAAAGACTTGAGCAAGAGCTTGCGCGCCTGTGGCAAGTGATGCATTTTTCCTCAAGGGCGCTTGGCGAAAAGGTGGGCGTCGAGGTAAGGACGCCATTCCTTGACAGCGAGTTTGCAGAATACGCCAAGTCTGTGCCTGCAAGCGAAAAGGCGGGCGAGCGCGACGGAGAAAAGTGGGGCAAGTTTGTCCTGCGTAGATGCTTTGAGCGCGACCTTGGGGCGCTTGCGTGGCGCAAAAAGATGGCCCAGGAGCAGGGCGCCGGCACCGACCTGTTCTACAGGTACATCGAGGACATGATAGACGACTCTACTTATGCAAATAGAGCCAGAATCGCGCTCTCAGAAGGCGTGAAACTGAGGAGCAAAGAGCACCTGCACTATTACGCAATGTTCCGCAGCTACAACCCGCCTCCAAAAGAGGAAACAAGAAAAGGATGCAGCAGGCGCTGCCCGGAATGCGGCGGCTGTTTCGAGTGGGCAGGAAAATTCTGCAGGACGTGCGGCGCGTTTCCCGTGACGCCCGTGTCACTTTGA
- the mce gene encoding methylmalonyl-CoA epimerase, which translates to MRVDHIAIAVNNVDEALKNYQKILNVDHLEIETVPNEKVKVAMLMLEDTRIELMEPTSPDSPISKFLQERGEGIHHIAITADDIVKDVNRAKSQGMRMLGDLRTGSYGRRITFIHPKSLNGVLTEFCEAPPADDHNSE; encoded by the coding sequence ATGCGCGTAGACCACATCGCCATCGCGGTCAACAACGTCGATGAGGCCCTGAAGAACTACCAAAAGATTCTCAACGTCGACCACCTCGAGATCGAGACCGTCCCCAACGAAAAGGTCAAGGTTGCGATGCTCATGCTCGAAGACACGAGGATAGAGCTCATGGAGCCAACGTCCCCGGACAGCCCGATATCCAAGTTCCTGCAAGAACGCGGCGAGGGCATACACCATATCGCCATAACCGCCGACGACATCGTCAAGGATGTCAACAGGGCCAAGTCGCAGGGCATGAGGATGCTGGGCGACCTGCGCACCGGCTCGTACGGAAGGCGCATCACGTTCATCCATCCAAAATCGCTCAACGGCGTGTTGACAGAGTTCTGCGAGGCGCCACCGGCTGACGACCATAACTCAGAGTAA
- a CDS encoding acyl-CoA mutase large subunit family protein, which yields MAKTAENAATTSKKKIVTDSNIPVKRVYKKADIKGLKDEDPGKYPFTRGLYPDMYRERVWTMRQYSGFGSADETNKRFKFLLDKGQTGLSLAFDLPTQTGRDSDHPMSEGEVGRTGVAISSIKDMMTCFEGIPLDKVSTSMTINSTASTLLSLYITVAESQGVKPDQLRGTTQNDILKEYIARNTYIYPPKPSMRLIGDMIEYCSKKVPQWYPVSISGYHIREAGSNAVQELAFTFADAIEYIETCTARGLKVDDFAPRLSFFFCCTMEFFEEIAKFRAARRIYARIMKERFHARSAKSQHLRFHVQTSGESLTAQQVDNNIVRVATEAMAAVLGGCQSLHTNSRDEALALPTEQSAKVALRTQQIIASETGAIKTVDPLAGSYYVERLTSEIEEQVWKYLKRIDRMGGAMAAIEKGFFQEEIRNNAYRLKREIDENSRIIVGVNKYQDAHDVEPALNRIDPEIEKKQLARLKEFKAGRDMAKVNAALATLQENAEKEENLMPHIINCVKSYTTLGEISDTLRGVFGRYEPKISF from the coding sequence ATGGCAAAAACAGCAGAGAACGCGGCAACAACGAGCAAAAAAAAGATAGTAACCGACTCTAACATCCCAGTCAAGCGCGTGTACAAAAAGGCCGACATCAAGGGCCTCAAGGACGAGGATCCTGGCAAGTACCCGTTTACGCGCGGCTTGTATCCTGACATGTACCGCGAGCGCGTCTGGACCATGCGCCAGTACAGCGGCTTTGGAAGCGCAGATGAAACAAACAAGCGCTTCAAGTTCCTGCTTGACAAGGGGCAGACAGGATTGTCATTGGCGTTTGACCTCCCGACCCAGACTGGCAGGGACTCGGACCATCCAATGTCAGAGGGCGAGGTAGGCAGGACAGGCGTTGCAATCAGTTCGATAAAGGATATGATGACCTGCTTTGAGGGCATACCGCTCGACAAGGTCAGCACGTCGATGACCATCAACTCGACTGCGTCGACGCTGCTATCGCTGTACATCACGGTCGCCGAGTCGCAGGGAGTAAAACCCGACCAGCTTCGGGGCACGACGCAGAACGACATACTGAAAGAGTATATCGCAAGAAACACGTACATCTACCCGCCCAAGCCCTCGATGCGCCTCATAGGCGACATGATAGAATATTGCTCAAAAAAGGTGCCGCAGTGGTACCCCGTAAGCATCTCCGGCTACCACATACGCGAGGCAGGCTCTAACGCGGTGCAGGAGCTGGCGTTCACGTTTGCCGACGCCATCGAGTACATCGAGACGTGCACGGCAAGGGGCCTCAAGGTCGACGACTTTGCGCCGAGGCTGTCGTTCTTTTTCTGCTGCACGATGGAGTTCTTTGAGGAAATTGCCAAGTTCAGGGCCGCGCGCAGGATATACGCCAGGATAATGAAGGAGAGGTTCCACGCAAGGAGCGCCAAGTCGCAGCATTTGCGCTTCCACGTCCAGACCTCCGGCGAATCGCTGACGGCGCAGCAGGTGGACAACAACATCGTACGGGTCGCGACAGAGGCCATGGCCGCGGTGCTCGGCGGCTGCCAGTCGCTCCACACAAACTCGCGTGACGAAGCCCTTGCGCTCCCGACAGAGCAGTCTGCCAAGGTGGCGCTTCGCACGCAGCAGATAATCGCAAGCGAGACGGGCGCGATAAAGACTGTTGACCCGCTGGCCGGCTCGTACTACGTCGAGCGGCTAACAAGCGAGATCGAAGAGCAGGTGTGGAAGTACCTAAAGCGCATCGACAGGATGGGAGGCGCAATGGCGGCAATCGAAAAGGGCTTTTTCCAGGAGGAGATCCGCAACAACGCCTACCGCCTGAAAAGAGAGATCGACGAAAACAGCAGAATCATTGTTGGCGTCAACAAGTACCAGGACGCCCATGACGTCGAGCCAGCGCTCAACAGGATTGACCCGGAGATAGAGAAGAAGCAGCTGGCTAGGCTGAAGGAGTTCAAGGCAGGCCGCGACATGGCAAAGGTAAACGCGGCGCTTGCGACTCTGCAAGAGAACGCGGAAAAGGAGGAGAACCTCATGCCACACATCATCAACTGCGTCAAGAGCTACACCACGCTTGGCGAGATAAGCGACACCCTGCGCGGAGTCTTTGGCAGGTACGAGCCCAAGATCTCGTTCTAA
- the meaB gene encoding methylmalonyl Co-A mutase-associated GTPase MeaB: protein MLPIVKGLMQGDRRSLARAISIVDNHEPESRQIIKEIFERTGKARTVGFTGPGGAGKSSLLGRLIPECQALGHKVAVLAVDPTSPITGGAILGDRVRMLGSLDDEKVFMRSMASRGAVGGVSKSLRNAIRVLDAAGYDLILVESVGAGQLEIEITKVVDLTVVLFTPNTGDNVQAVKAGLTEVGDIYVVNKADIDGAGPLYNILVDMIGDTERRPPILKTSAKTGKGVRELAQHIDKLLEERSINYKVRERKMLEDELKNMVSDIVSQKVASMLKENKKYSAFIDKLAKKEIDPYMAADKVAASLFK, encoded by the coding sequence GTGCTTCCCATAGTAAAAGGCCTCATGCAGGGCGACAGGCGCTCCCTCGCAAGGGCAATTTCAATCGTTGATAACCACGAGCCCGAGTCGAGGCAGATAATCAAAGAGATTTTCGAGAGGACGGGCAAGGCGCGCACCGTCGGCTTTACCGGGCCGGGAGGCGCAGGCAAGAGCTCGCTTTTGGGCCGGCTGATACCGGAGTGCCAGGCGCTTGGCCACAAGGTTGCCGTCCTGGCGGTGGACCCGACAAGCCCTATAACGGGAGGCGCCATACTCGGCGACAGGGTGAGGATGCTTGGAAGCCTCGATGATGAGAAAGTGTTCATGAGGAGCATGGCGTCAAGGGGCGCGGTGGGAGGGGTGTCAAAGTCGCTCCGGAACGCAATCAGGGTGCTTGACGCCGCCGGCTATGACCTTATTCTGGTAGAAAGCGTGGGCGCAGGCCAGCTTGAAATAGAGATAACCAAGGTAGTCGATCTGACGGTCGTGCTGTTTACGCCAAACACGGGCGACAACGTACAGGCAGTCAAGGCAGGGCTGACAGAGGTGGGAGACATTTACGTCGTCAACAAGGCCGACATCGACGGCGCAGGCCCGCTGTACAACATCCTTGTCGACATGATAGGCGACACCGAGCGCAGGCCTCCCATATTGAAGACGTCTGCCAAGACGGGCAAGGGTGTCAGGGAACTAGCGCAGCATATTGACAAGTTGCTAGAGGAAAGAAGCATTAATTATAAAGTACGCGAGAGGAAGATGCTAGAGGACGAGTTGAAAAACATGGTTTCAGACATTGTCTCGCAAAAGGTCGCTTCCATGCTAAAGGAGAACAAAAAATATTCAGCTTTTATAGACAAGCTTGCCAAGAAGGAGATAGACCCGTACATGGCTGCAGACAAGGTTGCTGCAAGCCTCTTCAAGTAG
- a CDS encoding cobalamin B12-binding domain-containing protein gives MQQQQQQKPIRVLVSKLGLDGHDRGALVLCRAFRDAGMEVIYSGLFCTPEQVASMAVDEDVDVVAMSLLNGAHLTLFPKVARLLNEKGAGDILVVGGGIIPESDRKELESKGVTGNFGPGTPLSIIIKHINENVKKKGKQ, from the coding sequence ATGCAACAACAGCAACAGCAAAAGCCGATAAGGGTGCTCGTTTCCAAGCTTGGCCTTGACGGCCACGACAGGGGAGCACTCGTGCTTTGCAGGGCGTTTCGCGACGCGGGCATGGAGGTAATCTATTCCGGCCTGTTCTGCACTCCAGAGCAGGTAGCAAGCATGGCAGTCGACGAGGACGTCGACGTGGTCGCGATGAGCCTGCTTAACGGCGCGCACCTGACGCTGTTCCCAAAGGTCGCCCGGCTCTTGAATGAAAAGGGCGCAGGCGACATACTAGTGGTCGGCGGCGGCATCATTCCTGAATCTGACAGGAAGGAGCTTGAAAGCAAGGGCGTGACTGGCAACTTTGGGCCCGGAACTCCGCTTTCAATAATAATAAAACACATTAATGAAAACGTAAAGAAGAAAGGCAAGCAGTAG
- the ilvC gene encoding ketol-acid reductoisomerase yields MPAKKWLDREVSLDPIKKQTIAVIGYGIQGRAQASNMKDSGLNVIVGLRKGGKTWKQAEAEGHKVMEVANAAKAADIIHILIPDMEQEETYKRDIAKHVTAGKALSFSHGAAIHWKWIVPPKDVDVIMVAPKGPGQRVRELYQDGFGIPSLVAVHQDHTGRAWDRVLAMAKGIGSTRPGVLKTDFKEEVETDWFGEQVDLCGGTHALVMNAFETLVEAGYQPEVAYFECLHELKLITDLVQKYGLTGMYNRVSETARYGGLTRGPRVVDKDAKKKMKQVLNEIQSGEFADEWVSKYKKEGKNSFARYMKDIENHQIEKVGKDLRKMMWPEQET; encoded by the coding sequence ATGCCCGCCAAGAAATGGCTTGACAGAGAGGTATCGCTTGACCCAATAAAGAAGCAGACAATAGCGGTTATCGGTTATGGCATCCAGGGCCGCGCCCAGGCCTCCAACATGAAGGATTCGGGCCTCAACGTAATAGTCGGGCTGAGAAAGGGAGGCAAGACCTGGAAGCAGGCAGAGGCAGAAGGCCACAAGGTCATGGAAGTAGCCAACGCTGCAAAAGCTGCAGACATTATCCACATCCTTATCCCTGACATGGAGCAGGAAGAGACCTACAAGCGTGACATTGCCAAGCACGTCACCGCGGGCAAGGCGCTGTCATTTTCGCACGGCGCCGCCATCCACTGGAAGTGGATAGTCCCGCCAAAGGACGTCGACGTCATCATGGTCGCGCCAAAGGGGCCAGGCCAGCGCGTCCGCGAATTGTACCAGGACGGCTTTGGCATCCCGTCGCTTGTGGCCGTGCACCAGGACCACACAGGCAGGGCGTGGGACCGCGTCCTTGCGATGGCAAAGGGCATCGGAAGCACGAGGCCGGGCGTGCTAAAGACTGATTTCAAGGAGGAGGTGGAAACTGACTGGTTTGGCGAGCAGGTTGACCTGTGCGGCGGGACGCACGCGCTTGTCATGAACGCCTTTGAGACGCTGGTCGAGGCAGGGTACCAGCCAGAGGTGGCGTATTTTGAGTGCCTCCACGAGCTGAAACTGATAACCGACCTTGTACAAAAGTACGGCCTGACGGGCATGTACAACCGTGTGAGCGAGACTGCCCGCTATGGCGGCCTTACCCGCGGGCCCCGAGTTGTTGACAAGGACGCCAAGAAGAAGATGAAGCAGGTGCTCAACGAAATCCAGTCAGGCGAGTTTGCGGATGAATGGGTCAGCAAGTACAAGAAGGAAGGCAAGAACTCGTTTGCCCGCTACATGAAGGACATAGAGAACCACCAGATAGAGAAGGTCGGCAAGGACCTCCGCAAGATGATGTGGCCAGAACAAGAGACCTGA
- a CDS encoding universal stress protein, with the protein MEEGSGEKIRRIVVAVDSSENSRKCAGFAASLANATGCETIVLTVIRNSDVVDTEGRIDHDKLQKTEEEARGLHEALVIGSNMFTFRNKIRSEIVRADNDDVADAICKYCAETDADVVIIGRRGLGFFKGMLIGSVSEKVARNCQCSVTIVK; encoded by the coding sequence ATGGAAGAAGGATCTGGAGAAAAAATAAGGCGCATCGTAGTCGCAGTCGACTCCTCTGAAAATTCCAGAAAATGTGCCGGCTTTGCGGCCAGCCTGGCAAACGCCACAGGCTGCGAGACCATAGTGCTCACGGTAATAAGAAACAGCGACGTTGTAGACACAGAGGGCAGGATCGACCATGACAAGCTGCAAAAGACAGAAGAGGAGGCAAGAGGCCTGCACGAAGCCCTGGTGATAGGCAGCAACATGTTCACTTTCAGGAACAAGATAAGATCCGAAATTGTCAGGGCAGATAACGATGATGTCGCCGACGCCATCTGCAAATATTGCGCAGAGACTGATGCAGACGTCGTGATAATAGGCAGGAGGGGTCTCGGGTTCTTCAAGGGGATGCTTATTGGAAGCGTGTCTGAAAAAGTGGCAAGGAACTGCCAGTGTTCTGTCACGATAGTAAAATAA
- a CDS encoding HPP family protein — protein sequence MSAASPPGRRQKKTAGVLRALLKTYAMKIGCNDDRTPPVKIAARSQLVPSLASLAGALAGIVAVGFVASYFSLPLLIAPFGASVVLLFSVYDSPLAQPRNTVLGHVMSGAIGAAAALLHIAYFASGGEEKYVLIAISVAVSIFAMQILRLTHPPAGATAFLASTAVTDASSLVWFMIPVAAGALILVAVAIAFNNAIPKRRYPVYW from the coding sequence ATGAGCGCGGCCAGTCCTCCGGGGCGCAGGCAGAAAAAAACTGCAGGCGTCCTGCGTGCATTGCTAAAAACATACGCCATGAAAATAGGCTGTAACGATGATCGCACCCCTCCTGTCAAGATTGCGGCCAGAAGCCAGCTTGTCCCGTCGCTTGCGTCGCTTGCAGGCGCGCTGGCCGGGATCGTCGCGGTGGGCTTTGTTGCCTCTTATTTTTCTCTGCCTCTTCTCATTGCGCCCTTTGGGGCATCGGTCGTCCTGCTCTTTTCTGTGTACGACAGCCCACTTGCGCAGCCGCGCAACACCGTCCTTGGGCACGTGATGTCCGGGGCAATAGGGGCCGCCGCGGCCCTGCTGCACATCGCCTATTTTGCTTCAGGTGGCGAAGAAAAATACGTCTTGATAGCGATCTCTGTGGCAGTCTCTATCTTTGCAATGCAGATCCTGAGGCTGACGCACCCGCCGGCCGGAGCGACCGCGTTTCTGGCGTCAACGGCGGTGACTGACGCAAGCTCCCTTGTCTGGTTCATGATCCCTGTGGCCGCCGGCGCCCTGATTCTGGTTGCGGTGGCGATCGCATTCAACAACGCAATCCCGAAAAGAAGGTATCCCGTGTATTGGTAA